One Globicephala melas chromosome 4, mGloMel1.2, whole genome shotgun sequence genomic window carries:
- the LOC115841464 gene encoding trefoil factor 3-like, producing MSLLGRRGMSSEPTGPQSPPVTMEARTFWLLVMVLPLVSSSSTGQYVGLAPNQCVVPAKDRVDCAYPDVTAEQCTNRGCCFDSSIPGVPWCFKPLQEAECTF from the exons ATGAGTCTTCTTGGCAGACGTGGCATGTCCTCTGAGCCGACGGGTCCCCAGAGCCCGCCCGTGACCATGGAGGCCAGAACGTTCTGGCTGCTGGTGATGGTCCTGCCCTTGGTGTCCTCCAGCTCGACTGGGCAGTACGTGGGTCTGG CGCCGAACCAGTGCGTGGTCCCAGCCAAGGACAGGGTGGACTGCGCCTACCCCGACGTCACCGCCGAGCAGTGCACCAACCGGGGCTGCTGCTTTGACTCCAGCATCCCCGGGGTGCCCTGGTGCTTCAAGCCCCTGCAGGAAGCAG AATGCACCTTCTGA